GCCTTTTGAACAGCAGGATGATCAGTTGATACAATAACCTTATCAAGTTGTGAAGCCGTTGCCTGTTTGTAAACATGCGCCACCATAGGTAAGCCATCAATCAATTCAAGAACTTTACCTGGGAAACGCGTAGAGTGATACCTCGCCGGAATCACCCCGACACATTCAATAGCTCTGGCATTTGACATTATGATTTTTCGATTACATTCGGCACGACAAAATACTCACCATCGGTCTCAGGGGCATTCCGGAGTGCCTCTTCACGGCTGAGAGAAGCTTTTTCCTCATCAGGGCGGGTCATATTGATCTGATCAAGAACATGGCTGAGAGGCTCCACATCCTTGGTGTCGAGCTCACCCAGCTGTTTCATATATTCAAGGATCTCATTCATCTGATCTGTATACAATGAAACCTCTTCCTCAGAGAGATGGAGTTTAGCCAAAGCCGCGATTTTGAGAACTTCATCACGGTCAACCGTCTGGTTTTTAGTCACTTTTTGTTCTTTATACAATTATCGTGCCAGTAAAAATTTAGCTGTACTCTTCTCTGCAATCAAGGGAAAGGGAAACTTGGAAAAGAAGGTTGAAAGTTTTCCCGCCGGGGAGTCCTGTTATTCGTAGCGGAGGGATTCGATAGGGTCCAAATTTGCCGCCCTCCAAGCAGGGTAAATACCGAAACTGATGCCCACCAAGGAACAGATAGCCATACCGTAGAACGCCCAGTCAAAGGGAATTACTGATGAAACATTGAGAAAAACAGCCACCAGGTTACCTCCCAGAATACCCAGGATAACACCAACAACACCGCCGAACTGACTCAAGAAGATGGCTTCCATTAGAAATTGCGTTAGAATATCATTTCGATTTGCACCTATAGCTTTGCGAATTCCGATCTCTTTGATTCTTTCAGAGACCGACACGAGCATAATATTCATAATGCCAATACCTGCTACAAAAAGAGCAATAACGCTGACCGCACCGGCAAACAGTTTTATTCCCCCCGTAAAACCTGCCAACACTTTAGCCAATTCTTCATTGGAGATAATCTCAAAATCATTCTCATCTTCAGGGGGAACTTTTCGAATTGTTCTCATTAATCCGATCACTTCATCTAACGTTTTATCATACATACCTGCTGATACGGCTTCTACAGTGATTCTCAATGAAGTCCATCTATTAGAAAACCGTTGGAGATAAACACTGATAGGGATCAGGACATAATTATCCTGACTTTGTCCAAATGCCTGCCCCTTCCATTCTGTAATACCGACTACAGTGTAGTCAAGACCCTTGATTTGAATTTTCTTTCCAATAGGATCTTCAAACGGAAATAATATATCTACCACATCCGGACCTAGAATAGTGACATTCCTAAAAAAGCGAACATCATCTTCCATGAAGTTGCGACCACTAAGTATGAATGTATTGCGACTACGTAATCCCCATTCATCGGCACCTTGAAGTTCCGCTGTTCGTTTTAACTGTTTATCCTTGTAACGAATATTTCGTTCATCAGTACCATCAATCACACTTACTCTTAGAGGGAACGTTGCACGACGTTTTAATTCTTCAAACTGAAAAAAATCGATGTTTTTTCGTTCCCTGTATTTTTTTCTACCGCCATGGCCACCCGAAACCATAATAGCTGGCCATTTGTTTACCGAAAAAGTATTCGTACCAAAAATATCCAGTTGCGAATCAATGGAAACTTCCAATGTCCGGATAGCTGTCATTACACCAATGACTGAAAACACGCCTATGCTGATTCCAAGAAGTGTAAGAATGGAACGAAGCTTGTTCTGCCGAATGGCTTCCACAGCCATGCGAAAGCTTTCCTTAAGTGTATTTTTTAGGTGAGACCGTTTGGTTTTCATTCGTAACGCAACGCCTCAATAGGGTCTAGCCGTGCAGCTCGAGAGGAGGGTACAAGTCCAGAAACGACACCTATAATGATACTTAGAAAAATCGCTCCCATTGCCAGACCAATAGGCAAGACGGAGGGGAAAAATTGGTTAATAACTTTACTAAGTC
This is a stretch of genomic DNA from Candidatus Neomarinimicrobiota bacterium. It encodes these proteins:
- the gatC gene encoding Asp-tRNA(Asn)/Glu-tRNA(Gln) amidotransferase subunit GatC, coding for MTKNQTVDRDEVLKIAALAKLHLSEEEVSLYTDQMNEILEYMKQLGELDTKDVEPLSHVLDQINMTRPDEEKASLSREEALRNAPETDGEYFVVPNVIEKS
- a CDS encoding FtsX-like permease family protein; the protein is MKTKRSHLKNTLKESFRMAVEAIRQNKLRSILTLLGISIGVFSVIGVMTAIRTLEVSIDSQLDIFGTNTFSVNKWPAIMVSGGHGGRKKYRERKNIDFFQFEELKRRATFPLRVSVIDGTDERNIRYKDKQLKRTAELQGADEWGLRSRNTFILSGRNFMEDDVRFFRNVTILGPDVVDILFPFEDPIGKKIQIKGLDYTVVGITEWKGQAFGQSQDNYVLIPISVYLQRFSNRWTSLRITVEAVSAGMYDKTLDEVIGLMRTIRKVPPEDENDFEIISNEELAKVLAGFTGGIKLFAGAVSVIALFVAGIGIMNIMLVSVSERIKEIGIRKAIGANRNDILTQFLMEAIFLSQFGGVVGVILGILGGNLVAVFLNVSSVIPFDWAFYGMAICSLVGISFGIYPAWRAANLDPIESLRYE